In Vigna unguiculata cultivar IT97K-499-35 chromosome 3, ASM411807v1, whole genome shotgun sequence, a single genomic region encodes these proteins:
- the LOC114175810 gene encoding uncharacterized protein LOC114175810 isoform X1: MNSSRHNVLLRCGHLAPSPPLKRCRLGWRVKAQLAEEMEIRVCCNRSCRRQGSFQTLETLSGVAPPNVIVKSCGCLGRCGGGPNLVVLPDGLIFGHCGTAARAAELVVTLFAEAGHDPKTCLDALALRKRADIEFANRNFTQAELLLSQAIYLKPFGGMHIIFKCRSFVRLELGNYSGALQDAEEALALAPRYSEACICQGDAFLALNKFDLAEQSYLTALDIEPSIRHSKSFKARVTELQEKLAAVNKHTVRSGL; encoded by the exons ATGAACAGCAGTAGACACAATGTATTGCTTCGCTGTGGTCACCTGGCGCCATCCCCACCGCTGAAACGATGTCGTTTAGGTTGGCGCGTCAAAGCACAGCTGGCGGAGGAAATGGAAATTCGGGTGTGCTGCAACCGCAGCTGCCGCAGACAGGGCTCATTTCAAACCCTAGAAACCCTCTCTGGGGTCGCTCCTCCAAACGTAATCGTAAAGTCGTGCGGGTGCTTGGGGCGGTGCGGTGGGGGCCCCAACCTGGTGGTCCTGCCTGATGGCCTCATCTTTGGCCATTGCGGGACGGCTGCTCGGGCGGCGGAGCTCGTAGTCACTCTGTTTGCCGAAGCCGGCCATGACCCCAAGACTTGTTTGGACGCGCTTGCTTTAAGGAAGAGAGCGGACATTGAGTTTGCCAACCGAAATTTCACTCAAGCTGAGCTTCTGCTCTCACAG GCTATATATTTAAAACCATTTGGTGGCATGCATATCATATTTAAATGCAG GTCATTTGTAAGGCTTGAATTGGGCAACTACTCTGGTGCCCTCCAAGATGCTGAAGAGGCTTTGGCATTAGCTCCACGTTATTCTGAG GCTTGTATCTGCCAAGGTGACGCCTTCTTGGCattaaacaaatttgatttGGCAGAACAGTCATATTTAACAGCTTTAGATATTGAACCTTCGATTCGTCATTCTAAATCATTCAAG GCTCGGGTAACAGAACTTCAGGAAAAACTTGCTGCTGTCAACAAACACACCGTGAGATCTGGCTTGTAA
- the LOC114175810 gene encoding uncharacterized protein LOC114175810 isoform X2 produces MNSSRHNVLLRCGHLAPSPPLKRCRLGWRVKAQLAEEMEIRVCCNRSCRRQGSFQTLETLSGVAPPNVIVKSCGCLGRCGGGPNLVVLPDGLIFGHCGTAARAAELVVTLFAEAGHDPKTCLDALALRKRADIEFANRNFTQAELLLSQAIYLKPFGGMHIIFKCRSFVRLELGNYSGALQDAEEALALAPRYSEARVTELQEKLAAVNKHTVRSGL; encoded by the exons ATGAACAGCAGTAGACACAATGTATTGCTTCGCTGTGGTCACCTGGCGCCATCCCCACCGCTGAAACGATGTCGTTTAGGTTGGCGCGTCAAAGCACAGCTGGCGGAGGAAATGGAAATTCGGGTGTGCTGCAACCGCAGCTGCCGCAGACAGGGCTCATTTCAAACCCTAGAAACCCTCTCTGGGGTCGCTCCTCCAAACGTAATCGTAAAGTCGTGCGGGTGCTTGGGGCGGTGCGGTGGGGGCCCCAACCTGGTGGTCCTGCCTGATGGCCTCATCTTTGGCCATTGCGGGACGGCTGCTCGGGCGGCGGAGCTCGTAGTCACTCTGTTTGCCGAAGCCGGCCATGACCCCAAGACTTGTTTGGACGCGCTTGCTTTAAGGAAGAGAGCGGACATTGAGTTTGCCAACCGAAATTTCACTCAAGCTGAGCTTCTGCTCTCACAG GCTATATATTTAAAACCATTTGGTGGCATGCATATCATATTTAAATGCAG GTCATTTGTAAGGCTTGAATTGGGCAACTACTCTGGTGCCCTCCAAGATGCTGAAGAGGCTTTGGCATTAGCTCCACGTTATTCTGAG GCTCGGGTAACAGAACTTCAGGAAAAACTTGCTGCTGTCAACAAACACACCGTGAGATCTGGCTTGTAA